In Miscanthus floridulus cultivar M001 chromosome 5, ASM1932011v1, whole genome shotgun sequence, one genomic interval encodes:
- the LOC136449461 gene encoding uncharacterized protein isoform X2 — translation MACHLCTLLNLRLLLLLGTVLGNAGLGRGGGAEVSDRADPDPYSILMWHDYSPPSPPLPPPDPASPTATCEGDLHGKGDFLTRCEVSEEVELGGDVHITGNGSLVLLSGASLTCEKQGCVISANLSGEVRLSRGVRVRAGRVTLVATNITVADTVVVNTTALAGDPPDRTSGVPTGTHGDGGGHGGRGASCFVKEGQTQEDSWGGDAYAWSDLEHPWSYGSKGGSTSVEKDYGGAGGGIVWLFAEELVMNGTVLADGGDSNEKGGGGSGGSIFIKAASMHGGGKISASGGDGLAGGGGGRVSINVFSRHDDTQIFVHGGRSSGCPDNAGAAGTLYEAVPKSLIVSNNNLSTQTDTLLLEFPNQPLWTNVFVRNRAKVAVPLLWSRVQVEGQLSLLSGAILTFGLTRYPYSEFELMAEELLMSDSTIKVFGALRMSVKMLLMWNSRMEIDGGGDSIVATSLLDASNLIVLKESSVIHSNANLGVRGQGLLNLSGDGDTIEAQILILSLFYSIQVGPGSVLRGPLVNRSSDDVAPKLNCEADSCPVEIIHPPEDCNLNSSLSFTLQVCRVEDIDVWGLVQGTVIHFNRARSVTVHTSGTISASGLGCQTGVGQGKMLNSSICGGGGHGGKGGDGFYKGAEGGAIYDNADLPCELGSGSGNDSTELSTAGGGIIVMGSWEYSLPTLALYGSVESNGGSYANGSVGGPGGGSGGTILLFVHTLSLAESSVLSSVGGFGSTGSGGGGGGRVHFHWSNIPTGDEYVPVAAVKGSILTSGGVSKGLGYSGGNGTVTGKACPKGLYGTFCKECPTGTYKNVTGSSKSLCFPCPSGELPRRAIYINVRGGAAETPCPYRCMSDRYRMPHCYTALEELIYTFGGPWIFGLLLSGLLILLALVLSVARMKFVGTDELPGPAPTQQGSQIDHSFPFLESLNEVIETNRAEESHGHVHRMYFMGPNTFSEPWHLSHSPPEQITEIVYEDAFNRFVDEINTLAAYQWWEGSIYSILCILAYPLAWSWQQWRRRKKLQRLREFVRSEYDHSCLRSCRSRALYEGLKVTATPDLMLGYLDFFLAGDEKRPDLPPRLRQRFPMSLIFGGDGSYMAPFSLNSDSVLTSLMSQAVPSWIWHRLVAGLNAQLRLVRCGNLKVTFLPVIDWLETHANPSLAENGIRVDLAWFQATALGCCQLGLLVYAVEGEAAVIEPDGSPRVKTEQRTPTQNMLADTQLSQSRIKDALMRKRITGGVLDSNSLRTLKDRRDLFYPFSLILHNSKPVGHQDLVGLVISILLLADFSLVLLTFLQLYSYSMVDVLLVLFILPLGILSPFPAGINALFSHGPRRSAGLARVYALWNITSLVNVVVAFICGFVHYKSSTKTHPSMQPWNLGTDESGWWLFPTGLMLLKCIQARLVDWHVANLEIQDRAVYSDDPNIFWQS, via the exons ATGGCCTGCCATCTCTGCACCCTCCTCAATCTCCGCCTCTTGCTGCTGCTCGGCACTGTCCTCGGGAACGCCGGCCTCGGCCGGGGCGGCGGGGCGGAGGTGTCAGATCGGGCGGATCCTGACCCGTACTCGATCCTGATGTGGCACGACTACTCGCCGCCGTCGCCCCCGCTCCCGCCGCCGGACCCGGCGTCGCCGACGGCGACCTGTGAGGGGGACCTCCACGGGAAGGGGGACTTCCTCACGCGCTGCGAGGTCTCCGAGGAGGTGGAGCTGGGCGGCGACGTCCACATCACGGGGAACGGCAGCCTCGTGCTCCTCTCTGGCGCCTCCCTGACCTGCGAGAAGCAAGGGTGCGTTATATCCGCCAATCTCTCCGGCGAGGTCCGCCTCAGCCGCGGGGTGCGCGTCAGAGCCGGCAGGGTCACGTTGGTTGCCACCAACATCACGGTCGCCGACACGGTCGTTGTGAACACCACCGCGCTCGCTGGCGATCCGCCTGACCGGACCAGTGGCGTTCCCACGGGGACGCACGGCGACGGTGGCGGGCACGGTGGCCGTGGAGCCAGCTGCTTCGTCAAGGAAGGGCAGACGCAGGAGGACTCATGGGGCGGTGATGCCTATGCATGGTCTGACCTCGAACACCCCTGGAGCTACGGGAGCAAAGGGGGCTCGACCAGCGTTGAGAAGGACTacggtggtgctggtggtggcaTCGTGTGGCTGTTTGCTGAGGAGCTGGTCATGAATGGCACAGTGCTCGCCGACGGTGGGGATAGCAATGAGAAGGGTGGAGGTGGTTCTGGGGGGAGCATCTTTATAAAGGCTGCATCGAT GCATGGTGGTGGCAAGATCAGTGCCTCTGGGGGTGATGGTTTGGCTGGGGGAGGTGGAGGGCGAGTTTCTATTAACGTTTTTAGTAGACATGATGACACCCAGATTTTTGTTCATG GGGGGAGGAGTTCAGGCTGTCCAGATAATGCAGGAGCTGCTGGAACTCTTTATGAAGCAGTACCAAAGAGTCTTATTGTTAGCAACAACAATTTGAGTACACAGACAGACACTCTTCTTTTAGAGTTTCCAAATCAACCACTGTGGACCAATGTTTTTGTAAGAAATCGTGCCAAAGTTGCTGTCCCCTTGCTCTGGAGTCGCGTTCAG GTCGAAGGGCAACTTAGCCTTCTTTCTGGTGCTATTCTAACTTTTGGTCTCACCCGTTATCCATACTCGGAGTTTGAACTGATGGCTGAGGAGCTTCTTATGAGCGACTCAACAATCAAG GTGTTTGGTGCTTTGAGAATGTCTGTAAAGATGCTCCTTATGTGGAACTCCAGAATGGAAATTGATGGCGGCGGAGATTCGATAGTTGCAACTTCTTTGTTGGATGCTAGCAACCTGATAGTTCTGAAG GAATCATCTGTGATACACTCTAATGCTAATCTTGGAGTTCGTGGCCAAGGTCTCCTGAATTTGTCTGGGGACGGAGACACAATTGAGGCACAGATCCTTATTCTTTCGCTGTTCTACAGCATACAA GTTGGACCTGGTTCTGTTTTACGGGGTCCACTTGTAAACAGAAGTAGCGATGATGT GGCCCCAAAGCTGAATTGTGAAGCTGATAGCTGTCCTGTGGAAATAATACATCCACCAGAAGATTGcaatctaaattcttcattgtcaTTTACCCTTCAG GTATGCCGTGTTGAAGATATTGATGTCTGGGGTCTCGTACAAGGAACTGTAATTCATTTCAATAGGGCAAGAAGTGTCACTGTGCATACATCTGGAACCATCAGCGCATCAGGCTTGG GCTGTCAAACTGGGGTTGGACAAGGGAAAATGTTAAACAGCAGTatatgtggtggtggtggacatggTGGCAAAGGTGGGGATGGTTTTTATAAGGGAGCTGAGGGTGGAGCTATCTATGACAATGCTGATCTACCTTGTGAACTTGGAAGCGGCAGTGGGAATGACTCTACCGAGTTGTCCACAGCTGGTGGGGGTATAATAG TGATGGGCTCATGGGAGTATTCTTTGCCAACTCTTGCCCTCTATGGTTCAGTAGAATCAAATGGTGGCAGCTATGCTAATGGCTCTGTTGGAGGACCTGGTGGTGGTTCTGGGGGCACAATTCTTCTATTTGTGCACACTTTGTCCTTAGCTGAAAGCTCTGTCCTCTCAAGTGTTGGTGGCTTCGGAAGTACTGGTAGTGGTGGAGGTGGAGGGGGGAGGGTTCATTTCCATTGGTCTAACATTCCTACTGGAGATGAGTATGTGCCTGTTGCAGCTGTTAAGGGATCAATACTCACAAG TGGAGGAGTCAGCAAAGGGCTGGGATATTCTGGTGGCAATGGAACGGTCACAGGAAAAGCTTGCCCAAAGGGTCTTTATGGAACATTTTGCAAG GAATGCCCTACTGGAACATACAAAAATGTTACTGGATCTTCTAAATCTTTATGCTTCCCATGCCCTTCGGGTGAACTCCCTCGCCGTGCTATATACATAAATGTCCGAG gaggtgctgctgaaacTCCATGTCCCTACAGATGCATGTCTGACAGATATCGCATGCCTCACTGTTATACTGCTCTGGAGGAGTTAATATATACGTTTGGGGGACCTTGGATATTTGGTCTACTTCTTTCAGGCCTTCTTATCTTGTTAGCTCTTGTTTTAAGTGTTGCTCGTATGAAATTTGTTGGCACTGATGAATTACCTGGGCCAGCACCAACTCAGCAAGGGTCCCAAATTGATCATTCCTTTCCCTTCCTAGAATCACTAAATGAG GTCATTGAAACTAATAGGGCTGAAGAGTCACACGGTCATGTACACAGGATGTATTTCATGGGCCCCAACACCTTCAGTGAACCTTGGCATCTCTCACACAGTCCGCCAGAACAAATAACAGAGATTGT ATATGAAGATGCATTTAATAGATTTGTCGATGAGATAAACACCCTTGCAGCTTATCAGTGGTGGGAAGGATCTATTTACAGTATCCTCTGTATACTTGCCTACCCCCTGGCTTGGTCATGGCAGCAGTGGCGTAGGAGAAAGAAATTACAGAGACTTCGTGAATTTGTTCGCTCTGAATATGATCATTCATGCTTAAGGTCTTGCCGTTCACGTGCACTGTATGAAGGCCTCAAG GTGACTGCAACCCCAGATTTAATGCTAGGGTATTTAGATTTCTTCCTTGCGGGAGATGAAAAAAGGCCTGATCTTCCACCTCGCCTTCGTCAAAGGTTTCCAATGTCTCTGATCTTTGGAGGCGATGGAAGTTACATGGCTCCGTTTTCACTTAATAGTGACAGTGTGCTTACTAGTCTTATGAGCCAG GCTGTTCCCTCGTGGATATGGCACCGTCTTGTAGCTGGATTGAATGCACAGCTGCGTTTAGTTCGCTGTGGAAATCTGAAAGTAACGTTTCTTCCGGTCATCGACTGGCTTGAAACTCATGCAAATCCCTCTTTAGCCGAGAATGGTATCCGCGTTGATCTTGCCTGGTTCCAAGCTACAGCATTAGGGTGCTGCCAACTTGGTCTTCTTGTTTATGCTGTTGAAGGAGAAGCTGCAGTTATTGAACCTGATGGAAGCCCTAGAGTAAAAACAGAGCAACGCACACC AACACAAAACATGCTTGCTGATACTCAACTAAGTCAGTCCAGGATTAAGGATGCTCTAATGCGCAAAAGGATCACTGGTGGAGTTCTCGATAGTAATAGCCTAAGGACGCTAAAAGACAGGAGAGATTTATTTTACCCATTTTCTCTTATCTTGCACAATTCGAAACCAGTTGGGCATCAG GACCTTGTTGGTTTGGTAATTTCAATACTGCTTCTTGCAGATTTCAGCTTAGTTTTGCTTACTTTTCTCCAGCTGTATTCATATTCTATGGTCGATGTTCTCTTGGTTTTGTTTATTCTACCTCTTGGGATTTTGTCGCCTTTTCCTGCTGGTATAAATGCTCTATTTAGTCATGGACCAAGGCGGTCAGCAGGCCTTGCCCGTGTATATGCATTGTGGAACATAACTTCACTGGTCAATGTC GTTGTGGCTTTCATATGTGGTTTTGTACATTATAAGTCGTCAACCAAAACACACCCGAGCATGCAGCCCTGGAACCTGGGAAC GGATGAAAGCGGTTGGTGGCTCTTCCCAACCGGACTCATGCTATTGAAATGCATTCAAGCAAGGCTTGTTGATTGGCacgttgctaatttagagattcAAGACCGTGCGGTATATAGCGACGACCCAAACATCTTTTGGCAGTCATGA
- the LOC136449461 gene encoding uncharacterized protein isoform X1, with the protein MACHLCTLLNLRLLLLLGTVLGNAGLGRGGGAEVSDRADPDPYSILMWHDYSPPSPPLPPPDPASPTATCEGDLHGKGDFLTRCEVSEEVELGGDVHITGNGSLVLLSGASLTCEKQGCVISANLSGEVRLSRGVRVRAGRVTLVATNITVADTVVVNTTALAGDPPDRTSGVPTGTHGDGGGHGGRGASCFVKEGQTQEDSWGGDAYAWSDLEHPWSYGSKGGSTSVEKDYGGAGGGIVWLFAEELVMNGTVLADGGDSNEKGGGGSGGSIFIKAASMKFSKPLQFFHLFLSSAGNRHGGGKISASGGDGLAGGGGGRVSINVFSRHDDTQIFVHGGRSSGCPDNAGAAGTLYEAVPKSLIVSNNNLSTQTDTLLLEFPNQPLWTNVFVRNRAKVAVPLLWSRVQVEGQLSLLSGAILTFGLTRYPYSEFELMAEELLMSDSTIKVFGALRMSVKMLLMWNSRMEIDGGGDSIVATSLLDASNLIVLKESSVIHSNANLGVRGQGLLNLSGDGDTIEAQILILSLFYSIQVGPGSVLRGPLVNRSSDDVAPKLNCEADSCPVEIIHPPEDCNLNSSLSFTLQVCRVEDIDVWGLVQGTVIHFNRARSVTVHTSGTISASGLGCQTGVGQGKMLNSSICGGGGHGGKGGDGFYKGAEGGAIYDNADLPCELGSGSGNDSTELSTAGGGIIVMGSWEYSLPTLALYGSVESNGGSYANGSVGGPGGGSGGTILLFVHTLSLAESSVLSSVGGFGSTGSGGGGGGRVHFHWSNIPTGDEYVPVAAVKGSILTSGGVSKGLGYSGGNGTVTGKACPKGLYGTFCKECPTGTYKNVTGSSKSLCFPCPSGELPRRAIYINVRGGAAETPCPYRCMSDRYRMPHCYTALEELIYTFGGPWIFGLLLSGLLILLALVLSVARMKFVGTDELPGPAPTQQGSQIDHSFPFLESLNEVIETNRAEESHGHVHRMYFMGPNTFSEPWHLSHSPPEQITEIVYEDAFNRFVDEINTLAAYQWWEGSIYSILCILAYPLAWSWQQWRRRKKLQRLREFVRSEYDHSCLRSCRSRALYEGLKVTATPDLMLGYLDFFLAGDEKRPDLPPRLRQRFPMSLIFGGDGSYMAPFSLNSDSVLTSLMSQAVPSWIWHRLVAGLNAQLRLVRCGNLKVTFLPVIDWLETHANPSLAENGIRVDLAWFQATALGCCQLGLLVYAVEGEAAVIEPDGSPRVKTEQRTPTQNMLADTQLSQSRIKDALMRKRITGGVLDSNSLRTLKDRRDLFYPFSLILHNSKPVGHQDLVGLVISILLLADFSLVLLTFLQLYSYSMVDVLLVLFILPLGILSPFPAGINALFSHGPRRSAGLARVYALWNITSLVNVVVAFICGFVHYKSSTKTHPSMQPWNLGTDESGWWLFPTGLMLLKCIQARLVDWHVANLEIQDRAVYSDDPNIFWQS; encoded by the exons ATGGCCTGCCATCTCTGCACCCTCCTCAATCTCCGCCTCTTGCTGCTGCTCGGCACTGTCCTCGGGAACGCCGGCCTCGGCCGGGGCGGCGGGGCGGAGGTGTCAGATCGGGCGGATCCTGACCCGTACTCGATCCTGATGTGGCACGACTACTCGCCGCCGTCGCCCCCGCTCCCGCCGCCGGACCCGGCGTCGCCGACGGCGACCTGTGAGGGGGACCTCCACGGGAAGGGGGACTTCCTCACGCGCTGCGAGGTCTCCGAGGAGGTGGAGCTGGGCGGCGACGTCCACATCACGGGGAACGGCAGCCTCGTGCTCCTCTCTGGCGCCTCCCTGACCTGCGAGAAGCAAGGGTGCGTTATATCCGCCAATCTCTCCGGCGAGGTCCGCCTCAGCCGCGGGGTGCGCGTCAGAGCCGGCAGGGTCACGTTGGTTGCCACCAACATCACGGTCGCCGACACGGTCGTTGTGAACACCACCGCGCTCGCTGGCGATCCGCCTGACCGGACCAGTGGCGTTCCCACGGGGACGCACGGCGACGGTGGCGGGCACGGTGGCCGTGGAGCCAGCTGCTTCGTCAAGGAAGGGCAGACGCAGGAGGACTCATGGGGCGGTGATGCCTATGCATGGTCTGACCTCGAACACCCCTGGAGCTACGGGAGCAAAGGGGGCTCGACCAGCGTTGAGAAGGACTacggtggtgctggtggtggcaTCGTGTGGCTGTTTGCTGAGGAGCTGGTCATGAATGGCACAGTGCTCGCCGACGGTGGGGATAGCAATGAGAAGGGTGGAGGTGGTTCTGGGGGGAGCATCTTTATAAAGGCTGCATCGAT GAAATTTAGTAAGCCATTGCAGTTTTTTCATCTCTTCTTATCGTCTGCTGGCAACAGGCATGGTGGTGGCAAGATCAGTGCCTCTGGGGGTGATGGTTTGGCTGGGGGAGGTGGAGGGCGAGTTTCTATTAACGTTTTTAGTAGACATGATGACACCCAGATTTTTGTTCATG GGGGGAGGAGTTCAGGCTGTCCAGATAATGCAGGAGCTGCTGGAACTCTTTATGAAGCAGTACCAAAGAGTCTTATTGTTAGCAACAACAATTTGAGTACACAGACAGACACTCTTCTTTTAGAGTTTCCAAATCAACCACTGTGGACCAATGTTTTTGTAAGAAATCGTGCCAAAGTTGCTGTCCCCTTGCTCTGGAGTCGCGTTCAG GTCGAAGGGCAACTTAGCCTTCTTTCTGGTGCTATTCTAACTTTTGGTCTCACCCGTTATCCATACTCGGAGTTTGAACTGATGGCTGAGGAGCTTCTTATGAGCGACTCAACAATCAAG GTGTTTGGTGCTTTGAGAATGTCTGTAAAGATGCTCCTTATGTGGAACTCCAGAATGGAAATTGATGGCGGCGGAGATTCGATAGTTGCAACTTCTTTGTTGGATGCTAGCAACCTGATAGTTCTGAAG GAATCATCTGTGATACACTCTAATGCTAATCTTGGAGTTCGTGGCCAAGGTCTCCTGAATTTGTCTGGGGACGGAGACACAATTGAGGCACAGATCCTTATTCTTTCGCTGTTCTACAGCATACAA GTTGGACCTGGTTCTGTTTTACGGGGTCCACTTGTAAACAGAAGTAGCGATGATGT GGCCCCAAAGCTGAATTGTGAAGCTGATAGCTGTCCTGTGGAAATAATACATCCACCAGAAGATTGcaatctaaattcttcattgtcaTTTACCCTTCAG GTATGCCGTGTTGAAGATATTGATGTCTGGGGTCTCGTACAAGGAACTGTAATTCATTTCAATAGGGCAAGAAGTGTCACTGTGCATACATCTGGAACCATCAGCGCATCAGGCTTGG GCTGTCAAACTGGGGTTGGACAAGGGAAAATGTTAAACAGCAGTatatgtggtggtggtggacatggTGGCAAAGGTGGGGATGGTTTTTATAAGGGAGCTGAGGGTGGAGCTATCTATGACAATGCTGATCTACCTTGTGAACTTGGAAGCGGCAGTGGGAATGACTCTACCGAGTTGTCCACAGCTGGTGGGGGTATAATAG TGATGGGCTCATGGGAGTATTCTTTGCCAACTCTTGCCCTCTATGGTTCAGTAGAATCAAATGGTGGCAGCTATGCTAATGGCTCTGTTGGAGGACCTGGTGGTGGTTCTGGGGGCACAATTCTTCTATTTGTGCACACTTTGTCCTTAGCTGAAAGCTCTGTCCTCTCAAGTGTTGGTGGCTTCGGAAGTACTGGTAGTGGTGGAGGTGGAGGGGGGAGGGTTCATTTCCATTGGTCTAACATTCCTACTGGAGATGAGTATGTGCCTGTTGCAGCTGTTAAGGGATCAATACTCACAAG TGGAGGAGTCAGCAAAGGGCTGGGATATTCTGGTGGCAATGGAACGGTCACAGGAAAAGCTTGCCCAAAGGGTCTTTATGGAACATTTTGCAAG GAATGCCCTACTGGAACATACAAAAATGTTACTGGATCTTCTAAATCTTTATGCTTCCCATGCCCTTCGGGTGAACTCCCTCGCCGTGCTATATACATAAATGTCCGAG gaggtgctgctgaaacTCCATGTCCCTACAGATGCATGTCTGACAGATATCGCATGCCTCACTGTTATACTGCTCTGGAGGAGTTAATATATACGTTTGGGGGACCTTGGATATTTGGTCTACTTCTTTCAGGCCTTCTTATCTTGTTAGCTCTTGTTTTAAGTGTTGCTCGTATGAAATTTGTTGGCACTGATGAATTACCTGGGCCAGCACCAACTCAGCAAGGGTCCCAAATTGATCATTCCTTTCCCTTCCTAGAATCACTAAATGAG GTCATTGAAACTAATAGGGCTGAAGAGTCACACGGTCATGTACACAGGATGTATTTCATGGGCCCCAACACCTTCAGTGAACCTTGGCATCTCTCACACAGTCCGCCAGAACAAATAACAGAGATTGT ATATGAAGATGCATTTAATAGATTTGTCGATGAGATAAACACCCTTGCAGCTTATCAGTGGTGGGAAGGATCTATTTACAGTATCCTCTGTATACTTGCCTACCCCCTGGCTTGGTCATGGCAGCAGTGGCGTAGGAGAAAGAAATTACAGAGACTTCGTGAATTTGTTCGCTCTGAATATGATCATTCATGCTTAAGGTCTTGCCGTTCACGTGCACTGTATGAAGGCCTCAAG GTGACTGCAACCCCAGATTTAATGCTAGGGTATTTAGATTTCTTCCTTGCGGGAGATGAAAAAAGGCCTGATCTTCCACCTCGCCTTCGTCAAAGGTTTCCAATGTCTCTGATCTTTGGAGGCGATGGAAGTTACATGGCTCCGTTTTCACTTAATAGTGACAGTGTGCTTACTAGTCTTATGAGCCAG GCTGTTCCCTCGTGGATATGGCACCGTCTTGTAGCTGGATTGAATGCACAGCTGCGTTTAGTTCGCTGTGGAAATCTGAAAGTAACGTTTCTTCCGGTCATCGACTGGCTTGAAACTCATGCAAATCCCTCTTTAGCCGAGAATGGTATCCGCGTTGATCTTGCCTGGTTCCAAGCTACAGCATTAGGGTGCTGCCAACTTGGTCTTCTTGTTTATGCTGTTGAAGGAGAAGCTGCAGTTATTGAACCTGATGGAAGCCCTAGAGTAAAAACAGAGCAACGCACACC AACACAAAACATGCTTGCTGATACTCAACTAAGTCAGTCCAGGATTAAGGATGCTCTAATGCGCAAAAGGATCACTGGTGGAGTTCTCGATAGTAATAGCCTAAGGACGCTAAAAGACAGGAGAGATTTATTTTACCCATTTTCTCTTATCTTGCACAATTCGAAACCAGTTGGGCATCAG GACCTTGTTGGTTTGGTAATTTCAATACTGCTTCTTGCAGATTTCAGCTTAGTTTTGCTTACTTTTCTCCAGCTGTATTCATATTCTATGGTCGATGTTCTCTTGGTTTTGTTTATTCTACCTCTTGGGATTTTGTCGCCTTTTCCTGCTGGTATAAATGCTCTATTTAGTCATGGACCAAGGCGGTCAGCAGGCCTTGCCCGTGTATATGCATTGTGGAACATAACTTCACTGGTCAATGTC GTTGTGGCTTTCATATGTGGTTTTGTACATTATAAGTCGTCAACCAAAACACACCCGAGCATGCAGCCCTGGAACCTGGGAAC GGATGAAAGCGGTTGGTGGCTCTTCCCAACCGGACTCATGCTATTGAAATGCATTCAAGCAAGGCTTGTTGATTGGCacgttgctaatttagagattcAAGACCGTGCGGTATATAGCGACGACCCAAACATCTTTTGGCAGTCATGA